The following proteins are encoded in a genomic region of Bradyrhizobium sp. SK17:
- a CDS encoding phenylacetaldoxime dehydratase family protein: MESAIPSHLQTARSRHRRVPDDYTPPYPSFVARHKPAVASVIMAYFGAQVRGAPTATLTAALAQIATRFAGENGPTHWDRAQYVDQAGFTNVVSVAYWDDAKRFDAWFDGAREAWTGSGTADGVGRFIEVLRPQVARYETLFSSLGRPEGVAVLADGMSGEVQEHAYWGGMRDRIPLSQTDAMIPGGEPRAIHDGARIRVVAHDNLCLIRSGQDWSDTEASERKMYLDDVEPVLREGMDFLRDDGVPIGCYANRYMRVVDADGRVTEKSYGQSWWKSLAALERWAESHPTHVRIFGAAMKYLSTLGPSARLRLYHEVTVAAADEQFFEYLGCHERTGMLGAVQVTAEQPA, from the coding sequence ATGGAATCCGCCATTCCCTCGCATTTGCAGACGGCGCGCTCCCGTCATCGTCGCGTGCCCGACGACTACACACCGCCTTATCCGTCGTTCGTCGCGCGCCACAAGCCCGCGGTCGCCAGCGTGATCATGGCCTATTTCGGGGCGCAGGTTCGCGGCGCGCCGACCGCGACGTTGACCGCGGCACTGGCGCAGATCGCAACGCGCTTTGCCGGAGAGAACGGGCCGACGCATTGGGACCGCGCGCAATATGTCGACCAGGCCGGTTTCACCAATGTCGTCTCGGTCGCCTATTGGGACGATGCCAAACGTTTCGATGCCTGGTTCGACGGCGCCCGCGAGGCCTGGACCGGCAGCGGCACCGCCGATGGCGTCGGCCGTTTCATCGAGGTGCTGCGGCCGCAAGTGGCGCGCTACGAGACGCTGTTTTCTTCGCTGGGCCGCCCGGAGGGCGTCGCGGTGCTTGCCGACGGCATGAGCGGCGAGGTGCAGGAGCACGCCTATTGGGGTGGCATGCGCGACCGCATTCCGTTGTCGCAGACCGACGCGATGATTCCGGGCGGCGAGCCGCGCGCGATCCATGACGGTGCGCGCATCCGGGTGGTCGCACATGACAATCTCTGCCTGATCCGCTCCGGGCAGGACTGGAGCGACACCGAGGCCTCCGAGCGCAAGATGTATCTCGACGATGTCGAGCCGGTGCTGCGCGAGGGGATGGATTTCCTGCGCGACGACGGCGTGCCGATCGGCTGCTACGCCAACCGCTACATGCGCGTCGTCGATGCCGACGGGCGAGTGACGGAAAAGTCCTACGGCCAGAGCTGGTGGAAGAGCCTCGCGGCGCTGGAGCGCTGGGCGGAATCGCATCCGACCCATGTCCGGATCTTCGGCGCGGCGATGAAGTATCTGTCGACGCTCGGGCCGAGCGCCAGGCTCAGGCTGTATCACGAGGTCACGGTCGCCGCCGCCGACGAGCAGTTCTTCGAGTATCTCGGCTGCCACGAGCGCACCGGCATGCTCGGCGCGGTGCAGGTGACGGCTGAGCAGCCCGCGTAA
- a CDS encoding bile acid:sodium symporter family protein, producing MTLSRLRSFVPVDPYIAAIVGMVGLATLLPLHGQGTEIGGYATDLAIALLFFLHGARLSTTEALVGARHWKLHLVIFLSTFGLFPLLGLAAHALAPHLLTPALWAGVILICILPSTVQSSVAFTSIAGGNVSAALCSATASNLLGIVATPLLAGVLLSSHGGFSGNAALDIVVQLLLPFVAGQLSRPLIGGFVARHHAVLGLVDRGSILLIVYTAFSDGVSHGIWHQVNATQMAIVLGLDAVLLAVVLLITNFGSQLLGFSRADRIAIMFCGSKKSLASGLPMASVLLVGQSVGLIVLPLMLFHQIQLMTCAALARHYAGAEEAATRGAVPVLVKAH from the coding sequence ATGACCCTCAGCCGCCTGCGATCATTCGTGCCCGTCGATCCCTACATCGCCGCCATCGTCGGCATGGTCGGCCTTGCCACGCTGCTGCCGCTGCACGGGCAGGGCACCGAGATCGGCGGCTACGCCACCGATCTCGCGATCGCGCTGCTGTTCTTCCTTCACGGCGCCCGGCTGTCGACCACCGAGGCGCTGGTCGGCGCCCGGCACTGGAAGCTGCATCTGGTGATCTTCCTCTCGACCTTCGGCCTGTTCCCGCTGCTCGGGCTCGCGGCCCATGCGCTGGCGCCGCATCTGTTGACGCCGGCGTTGTGGGCGGGCGTGATCCTGATCTGCATCCTGCCGTCGACCGTGCAGTCCTCGGTCGCCTTCACCTCGATCGCGGGTGGCAATGTCTCGGCGGCGTTGTGCTCGGCGACCGCCTCCAATCTGCTCGGCATCGTCGCGACGCCGCTGCTGGCCGGCGTGCTGCTCTCCAGCCATGGCGGGTTCTCCGGCAACGCCGCGCTCGACATCGTCGTGCAGTTGCTGCTGCCGTTCGTGGCGGGACAATTGTCGCGGCCGCTGATCGGCGGCTTCGTTGCCAGGCATCATGCGGTGCTCGGCCTGGTCGACCGCGGTTCGATCCTCCTGATCGTCTACACCGCGTTCAGCGACGGCGTCAGCCATGGCATCTGGCACCAGGTCAACGCGACGCAGATGGCGATCGTGCTCGGCCTCGACGCGGTGCTGCTGGCGGTGGTGCTGCTGATCACCAATTTCGGCAGCCAGCTGCTTGGCTTCTCACGCGCCGACCGCATCGCCATCATGTTCTGCGGCTCGAAGAAGTCGCTCGCGAGCGGCCTGCCGATGGCGAGCGTGCTGCTCGTCGGCCAGTCGGTCGGGTTGATCGTGCTGCCGCTGATGCTGTTTCACCAGATCCAGCTGATGACCTGCGCGGCGCTGGCGCGGCATTATGCGGGTGCGGAGGAGGCGGCCACGCGCGGCGCAGTGCCGGTGCTGGTTAAGGCGCATTGA
- a CDS encoding tripartite tricarboxylate transporter substrate binding protein, giving the protein MQRRASSPFIIALTALLAAMALPARAADYPARPIKLVVPYAAGGPTDVLGRVVGEYLGRDLKQVVVVENKAGAQGAIGAEAVARSDPDGYTLFVTAASIFVLNPLLYKKLPYDPTRDFRLLSVITDSPMIMEVNPSVPAKTVAEFVAYAKKNPGKLNFGSAGTGGTVHLAGEMFKQMAGVDMTHVPYKGAGPALQDLLSGNIQLMFDTLGTALPPVKSGMLRALGVSSTARIADLPALPTIAESGYPDYAVSVWYGIAAPSKVPDEIAGKIKASLDRALNDEAFRASLVKIGFPPLRPKSQAEIDTFVDTDRARWAGVVKALNISLD; this is encoded by the coding sequence ATGCAGCGGCGCGCATCATCGCCATTCATTATTGCTTTGACGGCGTTGCTGGCGGCGATGGCGCTGCCGGCGCGCGCGGCCGACTATCCGGCCCGTCCGATCAAGCTGGTGGTGCCCTATGCCGCAGGAGGACCGACCGACGTGCTCGGCCGCGTCGTCGGCGAATATCTCGGGCGCGATCTTAAGCAGGTGGTCGTGGTCGAGAACAAGGCTGGGGCGCAGGGCGCGATCGGCGCCGAGGCGGTGGCGCGCTCCGATCCCGATGGCTACACGCTGTTCGTGACGGCGGCCTCGATCTTCGTGCTCAACCCGCTGCTCTACAAGAAGCTGCCCTACGATCCGACGCGGGATTTCCGCCTGCTGTCGGTGATCACGGATTCTCCGATGATCATGGAGGTGAATCCCTCGGTGCCGGCCAAGACCGTTGCGGAGTTCGTCGCCTACGCCAAGAAAAATCCCGGCAAGCTCAATTTCGGATCGGCGGGGACCGGTGGCACGGTTCATCTCGCCGGCGAGATGTTCAAGCAGATGGCCGGCGTCGACATGACCCATGTGCCCTACAAGGGCGCCGGACCCGCGTTGCAGGATCTGCTGTCCGGCAACATCCAGCTGATGTTCGACACCCTCGGCACCGCGCTGCCGCCGGTGAAGTCCGGCATGCTGCGCGCGCTCGGCGTCAGCTCGACCGCGCGCATTGCCGACCTGCCGGCTCTGCCGACGATCGCCGAGAGCGGCTATCCCGATTATGCGGTCAGCGTCTGGTATGGTATTGCAGCGCCGTCGAAAGTGCCTGACGAGATCGCCGGCAAGATCAAGGCGAGCCTCGACCGGGCCTTGAACGACGAGGCGTTTCGCGCTTCGCTGGTCAAGATCGGCTTTCCGCCGCTGCGCCCGAAGAGCCAGGCCGAGATCGACACGTTCGTGGATACCGATCGCGCGCGGTGGGCGGGCGTGGTCAAGGCGCTCAACATATCGCTGGACTGA
- a CDS encoding GNAT family N-acetyltransferase: MASSEITLEALADIGAIPAAEWDACANPKADADSIHQLDTLASPGSASDCQKIAGSSYNPFVSHAFFAAAEASSSACPRTGWGPRHLIAKLDGRIVGVVPCYLKSHSQGEYVFDRGWAEAYHRAGGSYYPKLQVSVPFTPATGPRLLIRGDVDREVIGSALARGLRALCNATEASSVHVTFAREDEARFLGAHGFLQRTDQQFHWHNEGYKTFDDFLGSLNSRHRKAIKRERREAVAAGITIHWLTGSDITEEAWDAFFEFYMETGSRKWGRPYLTRKFFSLIGESMARDVLLVMAKRDGRWIAGAINFIGSDTLFGRNWGAVEHHPFLHFEVCYYQAIDFAVQRGLKVVEAGAQGEHKLARGYLPQTTHSAHFIADPGLRNAIADYLKRERDYVAEVGRELTEAGPFRKTAEDDA; encoded by the coding sequence ATGGCGTCTTCTGAAATCACCCTGGAAGCTCTAGCTGACATCGGCGCCATTCCGGCGGCCGAGTGGGACGCCTGCGCCAATCCGAAGGCGGACGCGGATAGCATTCACCAGCTCGACACCCTGGCCTCGCCCGGCTCCGCAAGCGATTGCCAGAAGATCGCAGGTTCGAGCTATAACCCCTTCGTTTCCCATGCTTTTTTTGCCGCCGCGGAGGCCTCCAGCTCGGCCTGCCCGCGCACCGGCTGGGGCCCCCGGCATCTGATCGCCAAACTCGACGGCCGGATCGTCGGCGTCGTACCCTGCTATCTGAAATCGCACTCGCAGGGCGAATACGTGTTCGACCGCGGCTGGGCCGAGGCCTATCACCGCGCCGGCGGCAGCTATTACCCGAAGCTCCAGGTCTCAGTGCCGTTCACGCCGGCGACCGGGCCGCGGCTGTTGATCCGGGGCGACGTCGACCGCGAGGTGATCGGCTCCGCTTTGGCGCGCGGCCTGCGGGCGCTCTGCAACGCCACCGAGGCCTCCTCCGTGCATGTGACGTTCGCCCGCGAGGACGAGGCCAGGTTCCTCGGCGCGCATGGCTTCCTGCAACGGACCGACCAGCAGTTCCACTGGCACAATGAAGGCTACAAGACCTTCGACGATTTCCTGGGATCGCTGAACTCGCGTCACCGCAAGGCCATCAAGCGCGAGCGGCGCGAAGCGGTCGCGGCCGGGATCACGATCCACTGGCTGACCGGCTCCGATATCACCGAGGAGGCCTGGGACGCATTCTTCGAGTTCTACATGGAAACCGGCTCGCGCAAATGGGGCCGGCCCTATCTGACCCGCAAGTTCTTCTCGCTGATCGGCGAGAGCATGGCCCGCGACGTGCTGTTGGTGATGGCCAAGCGCGACGGTCGCTGGATCGCGGGCGCGATTAATTTCATCGGCTCGGACACGCTGTTCGGCCGCAACTGGGGTGCGGTCGAGCACCACCCGTTCCTGCATTTCGAGGTCTGCTACTACCAGGCGATCGATTTCGCGGTTCAACGCGGGCTCAAGGTGGTCGAGGCTGGCGCGCAGGGCGAGCACAAGCTGGCGCGCGGCTACCTGCCGCAGACCACCCACTCGGCGCATTTCATCGCCGACCCCGGATTGCGCAACGCGATCGCCGACTACCTCAAGCGCGAGCGCGATTACGTCGCCGAGGTCGGCCGCGAGCTCACCGAGGCCGGCCCGTTCCGCAAGACCGCCGAGGACGACGCTTGA
- a CDS encoding AzlD domain-containing protein — MTGFIGDWHALAILFVAGVIPNQIWRMLGLWFGGGIDENSELLVWVRAVATAILAGIIAQILVQPPGALASVPDWLRYSSVAAGFVAFMLARKSIFAGVIVGEVVMIAGKYWLG, encoded by the coding sequence GTGACTGGTTTCATCGGTGACTGGCACGCGCTCGCGATCCTGTTCGTTGCAGGCGTCATCCCCAACCAGATCTGGCGCATGCTCGGCCTGTGGTTCGGCGGCGGCATCGACGAGAACTCCGAGCTGCTGGTCTGGGTGAGGGCGGTCGCCACCGCGATCCTCGCCGGAATCATCGCGCAGATCCTGGTGCAGCCGCCGGGCGCGCTCGCCAGCGTGCCGGACTGGCTGCGCTACAGTTCGGTCGCCGCCGGCTTCGTCGCGTTCATGCTGGCGCGGAAATCGATCTTCGCCGGCGTCATCGTCGGCGAGGTCGTCATGATCGCGGGCAAATACTGGCTCGGCTGA
- a CDS encoding lytic transglycosylase domain-containing protein encodes MRTGLCAALVLLVMLVPTLGAGAEDAPAAKPEPAPAEQPTPPAPPAEKPAAAPVDMPATPAEPPAAADKPADDARESDTREAMCLMIESAARANDLPLEFFARVIWQESRFQADAIGPITRNGQRAQGIAQFMPGTANERGLLDPFNPVQALPKSAEFLSELRNQFGNLGLAAAAYNAGPRRVQDWLAGTGAMPQETRNYVSAITGSSVDDWAAAARNNGKMPERPPAKSCRELMALLKRAPNPFVAGLEQHITLSAAKVWGVQLAAGFSRDKALAMYARAIKRLSNVIGDQDPSLLSSRLRSRGSATFYQVRIGADSRPEADGLCSRIRKAGGACFVLKNRA; translated from the coding sequence ATGCGAACAGGTCTTTGCGCCGCATTGGTCCTGCTTGTGATGCTGGTGCCGACGCTCGGTGCCGGGGCGGAGGACGCGCCTGCCGCGAAGCCTGAGCCGGCCCCCGCCGAGCAGCCCACACCACCGGCGCCACCGGCGGAGAAACCTGCCGCAGCCCCAGTGGACATGCCGGCGACGCCTGCCGAGCCGCCCGCGGCGGCCGACAAGCCCGCGGACGACGCGCGCGAGAGCGACACCCGCGAGGCGATGTGCCTGATGATCGAATCGGCGGCACGGGCCAACGACCTGCCGCTCGAATTCTTCGCGCGCGTGATCTGGCAGGAGAGCCGCTTCCAGGCCGATGCGATCGGCCCGATCACCCGCAACGGCCAGCGCGCGCAGGGCATCGCGCAGTTCATGCCGGGCACCGCGAACGAGCGCGGGCTGCTCGATCCCTTCAATCCCGTGCAGGCATTGCCGAAGTCGGCCGAATTCCTCAGCGAGCTGCGCAACCAGTTCGGCAATCTCGGCCTCGCGGCGGCGGCCTACAATGCCGGCCCGCGCCGCGTGCAGGACTGGCTCGCCGGCACCGGGGCGATGCCGCAGGAGACGCGCAACTACGTCTCCGCGATCACCGGCTCGAGCGTCGACGACTGGGCTGCCGCTGCCCGCAACAACGGCAAGATGCCGGAGCGTCCGCCGGCCAAGAGCTGCCGCGAGTTGATGGCGTTATTGAAGCGAGCGCCCAATCCGTTCGTGGCCGGGCTCGAGCAGCACATCACGCTGTCGGCGGCCAAGGTCTGGGGCGTGCAGCTCGCCGCCGGCTTCAGCCGCGACAAGGCGCTTGCGATGTATGCCCGTGCCATCAAGCGGCTGTCCAACGTCATCGGCGACCAGGATCCGAGCCTGCTCTCGTCGCGGCTGCGCAGCCGTGGCAGCGCGACGTTCTACCAGGTGCGGATCGGCGCCGACAGCCGGCCCGAGGCCGACGGCCTGTGCAGCCGCATCCGCAAGGCGGGCGGCGCGTGCTTCGTGCTGAAGAACCGGGCGTGA
- a CDS encoding AzlC family ABC transporter permease, which produces MALPPLDSPQWQTSFRAFLWGARSIGATVLTLVLFATYLGIGALAHDSGFSLGWTLASTAFVWAGPAQIIVITTLGSGATVLQSAIAVTVSAIRLFPMVVSVLPMMRTEDTKRRHLILVAHLTAVTLWVECFRFLPQVPRNRRIAFIHGLGCGLVTVCLIANTIGYTLAANLTPLLAAGMLMLTPLAFLFSTARNCRELADVIALVLGLLLFPLAAMLNSGVDILVSGVVAGTIAYGVHRARAGTVRARA; this is translated from the coding sequence GTGGCGCTTCCTCCGCTCGATTCTCCGCAATGGCAGACCTCGTTCCGCGCCTTCCTGTGGGGCGCGCGGTCGATCGGCGCGACGGTGCTGACGCTGGTGCTGTTCGCGACCTATCTCGGCATCGGCGCGCTGGCGCATGATTCCGGATTCTCGCTGGGCTGGACCCTGGCGAGCACGGCGTTCGTCTGGGCGGGGCCGGCGCAGATCATCGTGATCACGACGCTCGGCTCCGGCGCCACGGTGCTGCAATCGGCGATCGCGGTCACCGTCAGCGCGATCCGGCTGTTCCCGATGGTGGTGTCGGTGTTGCCGATGATGCGCACCGAGGACACCAAGCGGCGGCATCTGATCCTGGTCGCGCATCTGACCGCGGTGACGCTGTGGGTCGAGTGCTTCCGCTTCCTGCCGCAGGTGCCGCGCAACCGGCGGATCGCCTTCATCCATGGGCTCGGCTGCGGGCTGGTCACGGTCTGCCTGATCGCCAACACGATCGGCTATACGCTCGCGGCCAATCTGACGCCGCTGTTGGCGGCCGGCATGCTGATGCTGACGCCGCTCGCCTTCCTGTTCTCGACCGCGCGTAATTGCCGCGAGCTCGCCGACGTCATCGCACTGGTGCTCGGCCTGCTGCTGTTCCCGCTGGCGGCGATGCTGAACAGCGGCGTCGACATCCTGGTCAGCGGCGTCGTCGCGGGAACCATTGCCTATGGCGTGCACCGGGCGCGGGCAGGCACCGTGAGGGCGCGCGCGTGA
- a CDS encoding HIT domain-containing protein yields MPAAYDNNNPFAKILRGEFPCYKVYENEHVLAFLDIMPRSPGHTLVIPKAPARNILDITPDDYAHVARAAHKIAAAAMKAFEADGITVQQFNEPAGGQVVFHLHMHVMPRKDGVALLPPASLKEDGKVLEANAAKLIAALK; encoded by the coding sequence ATGCCCGCCGCCTACGACAATAACAACCCCTTCGCAAAGATCCTGCGCGGCGAGTTTCCCTGCTACAAGGTCTATGAGAACGAGCACGTGCTCGCCTTCCTCGACATCATGCCGCGCTCGCCCGGGCATACGCTGGTGATCCCGAAAGCCCCTGCCCGCAACATTCTCGACATCACGCCGGACGACTACGCCCATGTCGCGCGCGCGGCACACAAGATCGCGGCCGCCGCGATGAAGGCATTCGAGGCCGACGGCATCACCGTGCAGCAATTCAACGAGCCCGCCGGTGGCCAGGTCGTGTTCCACCTCCACATGCACGTGATGCCGCGCAAGGACGGCGTCGCGCTGCTGCCGCCCGCCAGTCTCAAGGAAGACGGCAAGGTGCTGGAGGCGAATGCGGCGAAGCTGATTGCGGCGTTGAAGTGA
- a CDS encoding glycine/sarcosine/betaine reductase selenoprotein B family protein: MAAASDDQTGFAPDDDAPIGYMKRTRDYYAAIGYTTPYRWAHYTLAPFQPLNKPLKQSRVAIITTAAPFDAAKGDQGPGAKYNGGAKFYSVYDGDTSQQHDLRISHIAYDRTHTTATDSGTWFPLAQLKRLAAAGMIGEVAPRFFGAPTNRSHRVTIETDAPEILERCRDDKVDAAVLVPNCPVCHQTVSLVARHLEANGIPTVVMGCAKDIVEHAAVPRFLFSDFPLGNSAGKPHDEASQAFTLELALRVLESAPGPQTTVQSPLRWSADASWKRDYSNAEALSADELARLRREFDAQKEIAKGLRVA; this comes from the coding sequence ATGGCCGCAGCTTCAGACGATCAAACCGGCTTTGCCCCCGACGACGACGCCCCGATCGGCTACATGAAGCGGACCCGCGATTATTACGCGGCGATCGGCTACACCACCCCCTACCGCTGGGCGCATTACACCTTGGCGCCGTTCCAGCCGCTGAACAAGCCGCTGAAGCAGTCCCGCGTCGCCATCATCACGACGGCGGCGCCGTTCGATGCGGCCAAGGGCGACCAGGGTCCGGGCGCGAAATACAATGGCGGCGCCAAGTTCTATTCGGTCTATGACGGCGACACGTCGCAGCAGCACGACCTGCGGATTTCGCACATCGCCTATGACCGCACCCATACCACGGCGACCGACAGCGGCACCTGGTTCCCGCTGGCGCAGCTCAAGCGCCTCGCTGCGGCCGGCATGATCGGCGAAGTCGCGCCGCGCTTCTTTGGCGCACCGACCAACCGCAGCCACCGCGTCACCATCGAGACCGACGCGCCCGAGATCCTCGAGCGCTGCCGCGACGACAAGGTCGACGCCGCGGTGCTGGTGCCGAACTGCCCGGTGTGCCACCAGACCGTCAGCCTGGTGGCACGCCATCTCGAGGCCAACGGCATCCCGACCGTTGTGATGGGCTGCGCCAAGGATATCGTCGAGCACGCCGCGGTGCCGCGTTTCCTGTTCTCCGATTTCCCGCTCGGCAATTCCGCCGGCAAGCCGCATGACGAGGCCTCGCAGGCGTTCACGCTGGAGCTCGCGCTGCGCGTGCTGGAGTCCGCGCCGGGTCCGCAGACCACCGTGCAGTCGCCGCTGCGCTGGAGCGCGGATGCATCGTGGAAGCGCGATTACAGCAACGCCGAGGCGCTGAGTGCGGACGAGCTGGCACGGCTGCGCCGCGAATTCGACGCGCAGAAGGAAATCGCGAAGGGCCTGCGCGTCGCGTAG
- a CDS encoding LysR family transcriptional regulator produces the protein MLDPTQLETFLTVAQTQNFTEAGRRLGLKQSTVSQHIRKLEAAAGRRLFVRDTHSVVLTADGEAMTGFARPILEANARARDYFAGSQVRGKVRFGAAEDFASSRLPDLLRDFVRRHPQVDLELTVGLSAVLYQQFDAGELDLVLGKRRPGDALGQLVWQDRLVWTGAPGMRLDPEQPLPLILYAPPSVSRSVVLEAMGRSGRPWRIVCSSGSLSGLRAAALAGLGITPQAQGFIPDGLDTVQDSGLPPLGSVEFVVRTARRTKRGPAIELAQAITAQGGRLRP, from the coding sequence ATGCTCGACCCAACCCAGCTCGAGACGTTCCTCACCGTGGCGCAGACGCAGAACTTCACCGAGGCCGGCCGCCGGCTCGGCCTGAAGCAGTCGACGGTGAGCCAGCACATCCGCAAGCTCGAGGCCGCCGCCGGCCGCCGCCTGTTCGTGCGCGACACCCATTCGGTGGTGCTCACCGCCGACGGCGAGGCGATGACCGGCTTCGCGCGCCCGATCCTCGAGGCCAATGCGCGCGCCCGCGATTACTTCGCGGGGTCGCAGGTGCGCGGCAAGGTCCGGTTCGGCGCCGCGGAGGATTTTGCCAGCTCGCGCCTGCCAGATCTGTTGCGCGATTTCGTCCGCCGCCATCCGCAGGTCGATCTCGAGCTGACGGTGGGCTTGAGCGCCGTGCTGTACCAGCAGTTCGATGCCGGCGAGCTCGACCTCGTGCTGGGCAAGCGCCGGCCCGGCGACGCGCTCGGACAATTGGTGTGGCAGGACCGCCTGGTATGGACCGGCGCACCCGGCATGCGGCTCGATCCCGAGCAGCCCCTGCCCCTGATCCTCTACGCGCCGCCGAGTGTCAGCCGCAGCGTGGTGCTGGAAGCGATGGGGCGGTCCGGACGGCCCTGGCGCATCGTCTGCTCCAGCGGCAGCTTGAGCGGGCTGCGCGCCGCGGCGCTGGCCGGCCTCGGGATCACGCCGCAGGCCCAAGGCTTCATCCCGGACGGATTGGACACGGTGCAGGACTCGGGTTTGCCGCCACTCGGCAGCGTCGAATTCGTGGTTCGCACAGCGCGCCGGACCAAGCGCGGCCCGGCAATCGAACTGGCGCAGGCGATCACCGCGCAAGGCGGCCGGCTACGGCCGTAG
- the tsaA gene encoding tRNA (N6-threonylcarbamoyladenosine(37)-N6)-methyltransferase TrmO, with amino-acid sequence MVREMELRQGEVAVDMPAARDAGLVFIGRIRTPWTSRLATPRQGRHDGPVCRLEIFEPWVAAIKGVDFYSNLEVLYWLHQSRRDIVLQSPKNNGNTRGTFSLRSPVRPNPIGTSVVKLVGVEGNVILVRGLDCLDETPLIDVKPDRCEFTPLAPPQPGDFETE; translated from the coding sequence ATGGTACGTGAAATGGAATTGCGCCAGGGCGAGGTCGCCGTCGACATGCCGGCGGCGCGCGATGCCGGGCTCGTCTTCATCGGCCGCATCCGTACGCCCTGGACCTCGCGGCTGGCGACGCCGCGGCAGGGGCGGCACGACGGCCCGGTGTGCCGGCTGGAGATTTTCGAGCCCTGGGTCGCCGCCATCAAGGGCGTCGATTTCTACTCGAACCTCGAAGTGCTGTACTGGCTGCACCAGTCGCGTCGCGACATCGTGCTGCAAAGCCCGAAGAACAACGGCAACACCCGCGGCACCTTCTCGCTGCGCTCGCCGGTGCGGCCCAATCCGATCGGGACCTCGGTCGTCAAGCTGGTCGGGGTCGAGGGCAACGTCATTTTGGTCCGCGGCCTCGACTGCCTCGACGAGACGCCGCTGATCGACGTCAAGCCCGACCGCTGCGAGTTTACCCCGCTGGCCCCGCCGCAGCCGGGCGATTTCGAGACGGAGTAG
- a CDS encoding carbon-nitrogen hydrolase family protein, which translates to MGIEHPKYRVAVVQAAPAWLDLDGSIAKSIALIEEAAAKGAKLIAFPEAFIPGYPWYIWLDSPAWAIGRGFVQRYFDNSLSYDSPQAEKLRLAVKKAGMTAVLGLSERDGGSLYLAQWLIGPDGETIAKRRKLRPTHAERTVYGEGDGSDLAVHDRPGIGRLGALCCWEHLQPLSKYAMYAQNEQVHVAAWPSFSLYDPFAPALGWEVNNAASRVYAVEGSCFVLAPCATVSQAMVDEMCDRDDKHALLHVGGGHAAIYGPDGSSIAEKLPPDQEGLLLADIDLGAIGIAKNAADPAGHYSRPDVTRLLLNKKPSKRVEHFALPLDSLEEIDAAAS; encoded by the coding sequence ATGGGCATCGAACATCCGAAATATCGTGTTGCGGTGGTGCAGGCGGCGCCGGCCTGGCTCGATCTCGACGGCTCGATCGCCAAGAGCATTGCGTTGATCGAGGAAGCCGCCGCCAAGGGGGCGAAGCTGATCGCGTTCCCCGAAGCCTTCATCCCCGGCTATCCCTGGTACATCTGGCTGGACTCGCCGGCCTGGGCGATCGGCCGCGGTTTCGTGCAGCGCTATTTCGATAACTCCCTGTCCTACGATAGTCCGCAAGCCGAGAAGCTGCGTCTTGCGGTCAAGAAGGCCGGCATGACCGCGGTGCTCGGCCTCTCCGAGCGCGACGGCGGCAGCCTCTATCTCGCGCAATGGCTGATCGGACCTGACGGCGAGACCATTGCCAAGCGGCGCAAGCTGCGGCCGACCCATGCCGAGCGCACCGTCTATGGCGAGGGTGACGGCAGCGACCTTGCGGTGCACGACCGTCCCGGCATCGGCCGGCTCGGCGCGCTGTGCTGCTGGGAGCATCTGCAACCGCTGTCGAAATACGCGATGTATGCCCAGAACGAGCAGGTGCACGTCGCGGCCTGGCCGAGCTTCTCGCTGTACGATCCGTTTGCGCCGGCGCTCGGCTGGGAGGTCAACAACGCGGCCTCGCGCGTCTATGCGGTGGAGGGCTCGTGCTTCGTGCTGGCGCCCTGCGCCACGGTCTCACAGGCGATGGTCGACGAGATGTGCGATCGCGACGACAAGCACGCGCTGCTGCATGTCGGCGGCGGGCACGCCGCGATCTATGGGCCCGACGGCAGCTCGATCGCCGAGAAGTTGCCGCCCGATCAGGAAGGCCTGCTGCTCGCCGACATCGATCTCGGTGCGATCGGGATCGCCAAGAATGCCGCCGATCCGGCCGGGCATTATTCGCGGCCCGATGTCACCCGCCTGCTGTTGAACAAGAAGCCCTCCAAGCGCGTCGAGCATTTCGCGCTGCCGCTCGACAGTCTCGAGGAGATCGACGCGGCTGCGAGCTGA